The sequence TAAACTGAGCCTGTTTTTATCTGGGGATATGGACCAAGTGACCTTTACAGATTTCTTCCCACACAAATTATTCTACAGTTTTCCAGTTGTTAGAAATGAATTTAATACAGTGCCTTACATGTAATTTCCTAAAACCTTTTCAAATGTATGTGAAAAAAGTTGCTAGATACAATGAAATCCAATTTTGCTAAAAGACTGACTCCAAAGACTGGCATCAGAAGTAGTTTGCTATTCTTCAGGAGTTCACTCATAGTGAATGATGGGACCACACAGCctaaaaatataaatctaaGGTGTAGAAGGTTATAATGCATGGATGGGAAGGCCCACTCCCATGAGCCTTACAGTTATATGGTGAAAGCTGAATGTGACTTGTGTTATCAATACCAAATACTGATAATATATCAAGGTAACCCCTAGGTAATGGGTAGCAAGTGAACACTACAGTAAAACCATCAATCAGCAGAAGAAACAAGAGATCCTTATTACACTGAAGTTCAAGTTCTCATAGGGTGACCTCAGAGACATAATCAACATGTAAGAGGCGTTTGAGAAGAGACTGGGAAGTAGACCCAGACTGATGAAATAGGCTAGGCTGGCAGGCTGCTCTCTTGAGGGAAACATCTGAGAATACTGAGCTTTAAATAGCTTAAACCATACTTCATTCAAATGAATTTTGTTGAAAATTCTGCCAGAATGCCTTCTGCACTTGATAAACCAACTAAATGTGTAGTTCCAGGTTACAACCCTTGTGTCTCAGGTCTCTGAACATTCACCTGCAGAAAAGCTGTCATGAGAAAGCACTACACAACCTATATGCAGGGCTCCCTCCCACTGCACATGTACAAGCTGAATTGTCCTTTCTTTTGTGGAAAAAACATAGTCTGTAACCAGTCTGTAACCAGACAGTAACACCTGCAGCGAGCTCCCTGTGTCGCTCAGGCATGTGACACCATCACCTCTGGCACCCACAGGCTCTTGTCAGTACAGGTTGCTAAAGCCAAGCATTTATAAGGCACACAGGAAAAGTGATTAGTATGTAGATCTATTCTGTAATGGCATTTGACAATAATTACCTGACTGCCTGTAGAGTCCCATTATTCCACCTCCACTGGCTGTGTTAATCAAGTGCCCACGGTTACAGGCCACCATGGCAGGAAGAAAGGCCTTGCAAGTCTGAAAGAatagaaatacatttattttaaaatcctcttTAAAATAGGCAtaacaaaaatgtttctttccaaAATTAGGTGGTACAACCTGACTGCCTTTCTGGGTCTTCAATATATAAGGAGCCTAAatggtattttatttctgtaacaatttttaaatgaaagacaaCATTTCCTTGAATGACTGCCTCTGTCTGAAGATCTAACAGCATTAAAAGCATCTTATTAAATGCAGCAAAGgttgtgttttctctgctttcctggctcCTCACAATTTGTCTATTGCTAAAGGTTTGGTACACAAGAGGGAGCTAGAAGTCAACACATTAAGGAGAGTTCAGCTGTCTGTGGGTCCTTTTTATTACAAGCCGAACTGCCTGAGaattccagagctccaggacaccacTGTGGGTGATACTAACTGCGAAGAATGTCAGTGTTTTACAAAGGGGGAGATATGAAAAAGAGACAAGAGCAGtaacaatttattatttttcaatagCTGAGGAATCCTATTAGACTCCAGATGTGAGGGCTAAGTACATCCCTGTCCTCCTGCCCTGGATTTCTTCATAACCTTTCAGGGGGAACAACTCTCCCAGTCCATTCTCCTCTAGTGTTTGGAAGAATGATGCAGTGTGATTGGGAATACTTAGAGAACTTCTATCTGCAATGATTATCCATTGAGGAATGCCTTTAAACAAAGGAGTTGCAATGCTATATTGTTCCCTGGTGCAGGCTGTTCACTCAGGCatataaacaaaaaaggcaagagAGGGTAATAATAACGCTCTCTCACAAAAAACTCTCCTAAATCTACTGACACCCCAAATGGCTGCAAATTTCTCCAgaggtaaaaaacccaaataaatttTTACTAGCTGGATTAGTTTTCTATGTATTTCAATCAGATGGTGACTAGGAATGGAAGCACAGCCTGAAGGGCAACATGTGCagcataaaatcatggaatcatttaggctggaagagacctttaaaatcACTGAGACCAACTCTAAGTGTACCACTGCTAAGTCTGCCAGGTAACCATGGTTGTGTCTCCCTCAATGCTGCAAGTCTCTTAGGCAAAGCCTTCAGATGCCAGGAAGcatccaggagcagggaagtcACATGCCAGCACTCTCCTTTCAACCACAGCTGTTAAAGGTAGGGTGTGTTTCACGATACAGCTCCACAAACCTTGATTTACCAGAGTGCCCAGGCAGGTTTGTGCTAACATTGCTGAGACATACTGGGGAGACTGTCTCAAACTACAGGACGATCATGAAAACAAATATTCCCCCAATCAAGGTCCTTCACatcccttttcccagctgaGTTTTTAAGGCGGAGGTCACCATTGTGGTTTTCACACCAAAATACTTGTCTGTACCTTTTGGTCACTCAGGagtaaaaaacccacaaaaacttTACCCAGACTTGAGCAAAGAAGTTGATTCTGAAGGTCTTTTCAAAGTCTTCATCTGTAAGATCACAGAACTTTTTCCCAATCAGTATGCCAGCATTATTGATTAGAATAGTAACATCCCCAACTTCTTTTCTaacctgaatttaaaaaaaaaaggataaacaGAAAGCTTTAGAAGGTATCATTGCCTCTTGTGCTTCATTTATGAAAAATTTTAGTTATATTGGCAATAATTGATATGTATGAAAACATAAGTGTGCAAGAACTGTTGTATTGCATCAGATCAAATTCATGGtggaaagcaatgaaaaaaggACCCAGGCTCTAAGTTCTCCTGTGTGCTCAACTTTTCACATGCTGCAATTTAGGATCTTTTGAGAGGTATAAGATATTTATATCATTGTCTTTAATATATCCCAGTGATTCTCCACCTTGCCCTCCTCTCCAAATTTGTCTAATTGCTCCCTGAACTCTGGAATACTTTTGTCTTCCACAGAAACCAAAGGTAAAATGTTATGCAGCTTTAGTATGCACTGTGAGCATGCTTTAACTGCAATCAGAACACTTCGGTCCCCTGTTTTGGTATTGTGAGAACCTGCATTCCTGTGCTAAGcctatttccccttttccataTAATTTCTACTGAACTGGAAAGAATTCATCTCAGATAACTGGGGGATACCATCCTCTGAGCACAATAGCATCTACCATGCAATAGACAGATAAAATCATCATTAGCTCCATTTGAGTTTGTTTTCAATAGATTTTGTGCCATGATTTGGATTTGTATCAAAGCAGTTGGCCAAGATTTACTTATAGTATGAAGAATAAGTCTCACAGATTTCTCTGCTAAAAGTGGATGATTATCTGTGGTCTCAAAAATTATGACTACAAAAACGTTAAAATCCTACATGTGTTGTTTTCTGGCAATTTGGGAACAGGTGATTGGATCTGGTGCACCAACATTTgaccttcctttttctctctcagggAACCTTAGCAGTCAGTGAAGATTTGTTTGACATTTCTCCAGCTGGGTCAGGCTTAGGCCTTCTCCTTGGCAAGCAGGGCTCAGATACTTGCACCTTTCCACCTGCATAAATGAATGCAAATCTAGACACTGTTCACTATGGCAGGATTACTCAATTCTTCCTTTGAGGAACACAAAGTGTCTGTACTTTCTTTCCACTCTTTTAACTGCTGTGTCAGTCCATATGATGATCTTTTTCTTAACATGACACCATATCTTCACCAATGGCAGCATTTTATTTACCATGGCATCGGTTGTCCTGTTTACTCACTACTACAAAATATGTGTGAAGCTTGGCTTCCACTAAGAAAAAGTCAAGATGATTATTCTACATTATGTATAATTTTAGGTGTCTGTTTATTCTTCTGTTAGCATAATTTCTACTGGTTTTCTGTAAGACAGGTTCATAGTGTGCTTGGCCCACAAGAGAACTTTAAAAGGCTCTCAAGTGCCTTTTAAGACTGGCAAATTTACTGTGCTTTACTTGTTTAACTATGCTTTGTTCCTTGCTCATCTGTTGTAGCAAAATACACATTCTGCATTTCTAGCCACCAGATGCATGTCTGATTTCCTTCAGAATTCCCAGGTGGACGCCTCTTGTTCCTGAAAATTAGTTGCTGTTCACTTGACCAGTTTGTGCTAAAACCTCTTCTTTAGAGACTTCAATGGTCTCTTTTGTTTCCTAGAAGCAAAACTTACATTATGGGAAAATACTTAAGCTTTGCAGCAGTGAGTATACCAAATAAAACCAATTAATTTAACTTCCTTGCTATTGCTTTCTCTTCTGTGTCCAAGCTCAAGTCTTTTCATATTACCAATCAAAAATTTGCAGGTATTTCCAAGAGAAGAGGAAGCCCATATTTGAAAAGCTCTTCATCTAAGAAAATTTCTATCTCCACCAGGACTGAACAATACATGTAAATATCTGTGAATATGTTGGTGTTGTTAACAATAATTTGACACCTTAAgagcaatttttaaatgttgaacTTCTCTTTAAGTTTCTGTTGGCAGGTCAATCTGTGCACTTCAGAAAAGTGTTTGCTGATTTGGGTACAGAAAATTCCACAGGCTGGAGTCCTGTGGCTGATTTGGATAATGTGTTAGGAGATTGAAAATTACTGGGGGGCACAAAACAAACCTTTCAAGACTCTGCTAAGGTAAGAgcaaacaaataatttcaaaatgttcatttttttttgtctacaGTGTGAGTGAGCTGTGGCCCACGTGCTAATTGCTAATATGGGTAAAAGAAACCCTTGCTGATTTGAAACCATGAGAATTGCAGTTCCAGATACTTGCAGATCCTGAATCCAACTTACCTTTTAAAACTACTTTTCCTCAAGAACATTCCTTGAGGAAAAAAGGTGTTTCAAACTTTCATTACGTTGCTCAGAAAGACTTTATCTGATTTGGTAAAAACAACAACCACAAAACAAAGAGCTGAgcctccccatgtccccaccttTCTTCCCACAATTTATAGAAAGTTAATGTTACATTTCAAGTAATTCTGAAACAATCTATCAACATTCACATAGTAAAATAATTTAGCTAATTTCTCTGATGTATGCCTTCAGAATGTCAAAGATGTGACTTGAGAGTCATGTATATAAGCACATACATTGAGAATTTAACAGAAGTTTTCACCTGGATGAAGTTTTCAGAGTGAGTAACTGGATTATAAGTGAAGTTACACTGAGAAGCATTTTCAGGCAGtttaaggaaaagtaaaaattaatcaTGTTAATTCAATGTCCAATTTCTGAACTCTGACAATTAGATTAACAAGGTAATAGTTTAGAAAGCATAGGTCAGCACAGCAGAAGAGTTTCATTGAAAATGGAGCTCTTTACCTTATTTTCCACCTGTACCGATcaaaaaaagaactgaagctGAATCATCAATTTGACTGGAGACTAACCACATCCCAACGACATCTCTGAAAACATTACATCCCACATCACCCTTAAAGAGCTACAGTTTCCTTCCTAAACAAATAGGCAAAGGAAATAATCTCCCTTTTACAACATCCACTgattattcttttctttaaaaattatttattgataTCTTAAAGAAACTATAAAACCTACATAGGTTAATGTATGGAGATAACCTCTGCTGTAGGCTTTACCACACTCTCAATCTAAACATTACCATCTCAcaatgaagaacagaaatagATAAATCTCAACAGAACTGATTAAACCCAGTTACTTTGTTGCAACCATTTTTTAAGTTCCATCTAGGAACTATTCAAAACTAGAAAGACATTACCCTACATGATTACTTCCCTCTAGGTATGATTtctaaaatacaataaattcaATAGGATATTCTAttagaaagaagcaaaaatgcAGATCTTACCTTGTCTGCCTGTTCATAGacctcctccctcctgctgcagtcaCAGTGGTAGACAAACACCCGGTTGGCTCCATTTTGTTGGGCCAATCTGCTTGTTTCTTTGTTACCTTCATCATCGATGTCCCAAAGCACCAAGGTTACTCCCAAAGGAGCCAATTTTAAGGCAACCAGCCTTCCAATCCCATTTGCAGAGCCAGTAATAAGTACTATTTcaccagcaaaatatttttttttgcgGAGAGAAAATAAGCAGAAGGCGTTCTcgataattaaaaaaataaaaaattttatgTACTGTAGTAACTTCTGGATGCATCTGAAGTTGAACATGATTTCTCAGGTACAAGCGCCCCTCTTCTGTTgtgcaaacacagaaacacaataCATTACAACAGTGGGATATTGACTGAAAAGAAGAAGAGGTTGACCTTCAAACAGCAAGTTCTTTTGCAGTGTTCTTCTGTTCAGAcacaaaatatattataaagaCTTGTTTTGTGAAAGCTACCTTACTAGTAGGAGTAAAGCAACTGTCTTCCTCCAGACGCTACAGACCTATTTCATCCCAGGCTCCTCACCTTCCGACTCTGCTTTTAAAAACGTTTAGTAACATACATTTTAGGCAGGTGTGTTACGGCAATAGCACTTTGTTTTCGCAGCGAGCTGATGCTAGCTGAACAAAAAGTGCTGAACACACTGGTGCAACATCAGCCTTCGGAAGGAAGGTGTCCTCCTTAGCAGAAACCTGACCTCTTTCGGAAGCCGGGACTGTTCCCACACCCTGAGTCTTTTCCAGCGCCGTGCGGCCGAAATCACACCACGCATTCCCATTGGCAATGGGCCAGCCGCGGGGGAAAGCCTGGCCCTGGCACTTACGAGCCTTGGTTTTCATCCTGCTTTCGGGAGCAACACTCTCTTTTCGGTGTTTGACACGGGACGGGAGAGGCTCAGGAGGAGAAGCGCCCGCACTATCCCGGCTGATCGGTCCCtccccgtcccgtcccgtcccggtCCCTTGGCCTTTcccggccctgccccagcagtcAGTCACATCTTCGCCCCCTCCCTGAGCCCGGTCCCCCCGGACTCCCCGCACTCACCGCCGGCTCCCGACTGTCCCGCAGCCGCCTGCCCGCCTGACCGGGgctggcctggccctgcccagcccgcGCCGAGGGCTTGGCCCCATGAGGGGGCGGCCCGGGGACGTGCGGGCTGCGGGCCCGGGCGGGCCGCGCTTCCCGGCTGGGCGGGTGCGGGATGCCGGCGGGGCCCCCCCGGCTCAGGGTACCGGGGTGCCTTCCCGAGGGCACCTGTTGGGCGGCATCCCAACGTCGGGATatcccgctgctgctgctgctgctgccgccgctgccaCGTCGGTGGCCGTCCCGAGCCGGGCCCGCCTGGCCTGCGGGGTGGTATCACTGGCTCCATCCCGTTCCATCCCGCTCCATCCCGCTCGGAGACCGAGtgctctctcctccctctgctgctgctttactGGAGATACCAAGTTAAACATTTcttaatttatataataaattactGTTCTCCAGCTTGTCGAGCTGGGAGCAAAAAGGCAGATGATGATCCGATGATGATTGTAAGTGTGGCCTCCAAAACACTGATTATAATTTCACACACCTTTGAAATGATTTTTGTGGGTCCTCAGTTTCCCATACATGAGTTTTCAAACTCAAAAAGTACAGCCCCACACTACTGTGTCATCAATATTTTTGGATAGAAAGCCACACACACATACTTAGGTCCATATGAATGTGCTTCTCCTGTGGCATCAGCTTGTATCAATCACCATGATGTCCTCCACATATTGTTTATGTAAAAAGGCGATGAAGAAAACACTACTGAGTTGGTGTTCTTTGCATTTCAAATGAGTTACATTAGAGGACTTGTTTATTGGCAagtcataaaaggaaaaaatgtaataaactCACACTGTGCTCTGATGTACATATCTGTGTTGTATACACCATTCAGATTACAGTATATGGGAATTCATAAGGTATTTTTCTGTGGCTCTGAGATAAAATGATAGCTCACAAAATGTGATGTCATTTACACCAAGAAATATGGTGTTAAACTGTATGCTGTCAGTGTAAACAGTTGTATGGAAAGGATGTGTTTCCATGCACAGTTAACTGTTGAATATTCTATTTAGATGCCAGCAAAAGGGAAGCTGAAATACTCCCACTGAGGAGAGTGGCAGATCTCAAAGCCTCAGTGTGCTGTGGTTCCAAACAAAGTGCCAAGACATGCAAAATAGGTGGGTAACCTGACTCCAGGTGTCCCATGCTGTAATCAGTAATTACATGGCAAAAGCAGCAGATTACGGTGAGGAGAAGCTGAGATGATTCAGCAATGAATTCCTGGTTATGAAACAATTCAGGGAAGATGCTTGTTTATTATGATGACATTTCAAGGTGAATAACATCGGTGAGGAATGGTGTTGCAACCAGAACTTCGTAAGCTGTGAGTTAACAGGAGGAGCCTGTTTCCAAAGCATGTGCTTATGCCAGGATGAAAACACATGACTTCCTTGCTCTTATGATGAGCATACCTAAGGAACAGCCAGCTATCATTCTATAAGTGATGAAAATGACAATGATGATTAATAATTTATATACCTAAATTAGATGCTTTGGTGTGGTAATGGAATGTTACAGCTCGTTGCTATCTTGAGGTGAAGAGTGGATGTGGTAAGTGATAAGAGTCTTGGGGAACACAGAGTGATTTAGGATAACTTGCATTCCACTCACTGCCAGCTAGATTTGATGATTCATTTAGAGAATTGTTtagcattttgaaattaagtaTTTGTGTGGCTTTTTGTCTCAGTTTTGTCCCAGTGTTCCAAAacattgaatttttttgtcAAACAGAAACTTATTCTTCTGACTGATGTGTGCACTGTAATTGGTCTCCAGCTCCAAACTTATCTTACTCTgcaattaattttgaatttgtACCAGAAGCTTCATTTCCTAAGTGGTAGTAAGAACACAGGAATGAAATTGTCCACATTTgactgcagtgaaaaaaaaagaagcaaaagaccTGCTGCAGCTAGAGAAGCCATGGAAATAATTCGGTGagtgatatttttattattgacCTTCCAGTAACAAACCTTCACATGTCTGTCATTTGTTTTAATCATAAAAAATCTATTAAACATAGGAAACAGGGCAAATGCAAAAATAGGTCAATCTAAAAGTTAAACGTACATCACTAATGATATTGAGAGCAGGGATAACCACACATCCAAGGATGCCTAAAAATGACAATATATTAACAAGATAAATTAACAGTTTATTCACCTCTGAACACTTTGTATATACTCCATGTTACGAGAAGCTAAGAGACATCATGAGAggctgttgtggtttaaccccagacACCAACCAAGCCTCATGCAGCCCTTTGCTCACTCCCCACCAGTGGGATTAGGGAGAGAATTTGGAGTGAAAAAACTAGAAAACTAGTGAGATAGAGATAGTTTAATGTGGacagcaaaagctgtgcacagaagcaaagcaaaagaacaaattaattCACTGTTTCCCATGGGCAAGCAGGTGCTTGGCCGcctccaggagggcagggccccatcacatgTGATGATGACTTGGGAAAacaaatgccatcactccaaacatcccccTTCCTCATTCTTGCCCCCACATAAAGATACTGGACATGATGTCATGAGGTCTGGAGTATCTCCTGGGTCAGCTGGGgccacctgtcctggctgtgtcttcTCCCAGCCTCCCATGCACTGCCATACACTcatggcagcaggagaagcagaagcCTCAGCTCTGTAAGTCCTGCtcagcaacaacaaaagcaTCTTTACattatcaaccctgtgttcaccacaaaaatccaaaaccaagcCCCAAATCAGCCACTGTGAGGAAAactaccccagccaaaaccagcacagaagcATGTCAAATAAAGCCTATCAAGTCTACTAAGCAAGTCTATTAAAATAACTCACTCTCCTTTTTTATATGTGTAAGAATCAGTCAAACACATATGCTAAAATCTACCCATGTAGTGAGGGATTTAGCTGAGGTTTTCTCATTGTGTAAATCCTCTAGCATACTTGAAATTGTCAAGGTGATAAAACTGACAACATTTCAGTATATTAATGTATATGCTTGTTTGATGTGTGAAATTATCATGGCTGCTAATGACCATGCATAGTAATTGTAAGTATAATTCATTTTATTGCCTGGCCTTTTGATTAGTAGTAAAGATTAGGGTTAGATAATTATTCTTATCCTCAAACCAGCTGGACCTTTTGAACATTTCTGGTGGATTAGACATTGATCAGTACTTTTTGTTACCAGAAATGTGAAGATGCTTACTTGCAACGTGCTGAGATGAATGGTattgaaaagtattttcataGCTGAGTTGTAATAGATGCTTTAAATATATGTAATAAATTACTGGTAATTATTATATCCCACAGCTTTTAATAAATGGTTATTAAGTATTTTTCAATATGTTAATAAATCATTCATATATTATCAGCATATAAAACTTAAAACTCCACtgaactaaaaagaaaatatggatTTAGTGGAATAAGATTACTTTATTAAAGTGCTTGATAAATAATTACCCTACTGGGAAGATGAATGACTTGAGTTTGTCTTTTTAAAACTTAATATAAGCCATTCTCATATTGCAAACAGATGTGACAAATTCCTTGATAAATACAGGCAAGAGATATTTTAACAAAACTCATTTCTGCAGGGTTTAACAGTTCTTTAGGTCTCTGCTGAATTTATGGAAGAATTTTATTTGACATTCAAAATGGTTTGATATCATATCAGTGCTAACAATTAATGTAGTTGTTCAAATCATGTGGCAATTTGCATTCACGTGTTTGGAGGAACAGAAAACCTCCCAAATACATATAATTCCTCAAAAGGTGAATTGTTTAGCACTGGTAGAGACTGGTGAGGAAAAGAACTTCTCTGTAGGTCACTAGCATTTGTTGAAGTTAGTGAATTGATATcatgaaaacaaataaagaagCACATAGTGTCTGT comes from Zonotrichia leucophrys gambelii isolate GWCS_2022_RI chromosome 2, RI_Zleu_2.0, whole genome shotgun sequence and encodes:
- the LOC135443307 gene encoding epidermal retinol dehydrogenase 2-like isoform X2; this translates as MFNFRCIQKLLQYIKFFIFLIIENAFCLFSLRKKKYFAGEIVLITGSANGIGRLVALKLAPLGVTLVLWDIDDEGNKETSRLAQQNGANRVFVYHCDCSRREEVYEQADKTCKAFLPAMVACNRGHLINTASGGGIMGLYRQSDYGASKAAIIAMMEAINSELHHGGKHGIKTTIICPYFISTRLSKGFKSARPCLFPVYDPEYAASRIVDAIKKEKFYLIMPPAVYLLGLKIFLPRKAVLFLESYVKFPESMEEAFGQKKKD
- the LOC135443307 gene encoding epidermal retinol dehydrogenase 2-like isoform X1, giving the protein MFNFRCIQKLLQYIKFFIFLIIENAFCLFSLRKKKYFAGEIVLITGSANGIGRLVALKLAPLGVTLVLWDIDDEGNKETSRLAQQNGANRVFVYHCDCSRREEVYEQADKVRKEVGDVTILINNAGILIGKKFCDLTDEDFEKTFRINFFAQVWTCKAFLPAMVACNRGHLINTASGGGIMGLYRQSDYGASKAAIIAMMEAINSELHHGGKHGIKTTIICPYFISTRLSKGFKSARPCLFPVYDPEYAASRIVDAIKKEKFYLIMPPAVYLLGLKIFLPRKAVLFLESYVKFPESMEEAFGQKKKD